One genomic region from Kiritimatiellia bacterium encodes:
- a CDS encoding AIR synthase-related protein, which yields MAIRIEIGLKPGVPDPRGEGTAWRARSYLQLPVRSCRTRDVYLIDVPLNPDETGRTLRAFCDPVTQEAALDRLPAPPFDWLLEIGFKPGVTDNVGRTARDVLADVLDRPIGPYEQVYTATQYFLIGPMERSGAERIAAELLANPLIHTVQIYSRDEWLNAPPHREPPVIRDDTAPAVREIDLEVPDDELLRISRDGILSLSLDEMRAIRDYYRRPDIRAERASAGLPPRPTDLELECLAQTWSEHCKHKIFAAKIRYRDENGAEREIDSLFKTFIRATTEQVSRRIDWLVSVFSDNAGVIRFNERWNILFKVETHNSPSALDPYGGAITGIVGVNRDALGTGVGGEMVCNTWGYCFGPPDYAGDLPEGLMHPRRIRDGVHQGVIDGGNQSGIPWARGWERFDERFLGKPLVFCGTVGRLPVLVGGRPSERKEVLPGDYIVMAGGRIGKDGIHGATFSSEELRQESPSQAVQIGDPITQRKLYEFLIEARDLGLYRTLTDNGAGGLSSSIGEMCRLSGGADVDLTNAPLKYEGLHPWEIFLSEAQERMTLAVPPECWDSFAELARRRDVEVARLGVFTQSGLLRVSHRGRLCGMLRLDFLHDGCPRMELAAAWSPPRVPPPKPLRAGNRSVWVLRLLAAPNIRSKEPISRHYDGEVKGLSVLKPFVGICSDVPSDATILRVDYESREGIVLAEGVNPFLSDLDTYAMAASAVDEAVRRIVSAGGRWDRIAALDNFCWPDPVLSEKTPDGPYKLAQLVRANQALYDVCTAYGVPLISGKDSMKNDSTRGGRKISIPPTLLISTIGKIDDVRQAVTMPFKQAGDAIFVIGLTRSELGASEYHRQRALAAGQPHRIGGQPPSLDLEMAKSIYHAMNEAQVRGLIRSSHTPTLGGLAIAFAFAALGGGLGARIALEKVPEDGASLDALLFAESNSRFVVTCPAERAAELEAIFRGLPCARVGDVMAAPELSIGLFGRKVVDLPLDKIRRAYQTPF from the coding sequence ATGGCGATTCGAATCGAGATCGGCCTCAAGCCGGGCGTGCCTGACCCGCGCGGCGAGGGCACGGCATGGCGCGCGCGGTCCTATTTGCAACTGCCGGTGCGATCCTGCCGCACGAGGGATGTCTATCTGATCGACGTCCCGCTCAATCCGGATGAGACCGGCCGAACCCTGCGGGCGTTTTGCGATCCCGTCACGCAAGAGGCCGCACTCGACCGCCTCCCCGCGCCGCCCTTCGATTGGCTGCTCGAGATCGGATTCAAGCCGGGCGTGACCGACAACGTCGGCCGAACCGCCCGCGACGTGCTCGCTGATGTTCTGGACCGACCGATCGGGCCCTATGAGCAGGTCTACACCGCCACACAGTACTTTCTTATCGGCCCGATGGAGCGCAGTGGCGCCGAGCGAATCGCGGCAGAGCTCCTTGCCAACCCTCTGATCCACACCGTTCAGATCTACAGCCGCGATGAATGGCTGAATGCGCCGCCTCATCGGGAACCCCCCGTCATACGCGACGACACCGCGCCAGCGGTCCGCGAAATCGATCTGGAAGTTCCCGATGACGAGCTCCTGCGAATCAGTCGGGACGGCATTCTCTCGCTTTCCCTCGACGAAATGCGCGCCATCCGCGACTACTATCGGCGCCCGGATATCCGCGCAGAGCGGGCCTCCGCAGGCCTGCCGCCCCGCCCAACCGACCTGGAACTCGAATGCCTCGCCCAGACGTGGAGCGAGCATTGCAAACACAAAATTTTCGCGGCGAAAATCCGCTACCGCGACGAAAACGGCGCCGAGCGCGAAATCGATTCGCTCTTCAAAACATTCATTCGGGCAACAACGGAACAGGTCAGCCGGCGCATCGACTGGCTGGTCTCCGTGTTCAGCGACAATGCCGGCGTCATTCGGTTCAACGAACGCTGGAATATTTTGTTCAAGGTGGAGACGCATAACAGTCCGTCCGCGCTGGACCCCTATGGCGGCGCCATCACCGGGATTGTCGGCGTCAACCGCGACGCGCTCGGCACGGGCGTCGGAGGAGAGATGGTCTGCAACACCTGGGGATACTGCTTCGGACCGCCCGATTACGCGGGCGATCTCCCCGAGGGCCTCATGCATCCTCGCCGCATCCGCGATGGCGTGCACCAGGGCGTCATCGATGGCGGCAACCAAAGCGGAATCCCATGGGCGCGCGGCTGGGAGCGATTCGACGAGCGATTCCTTGGAAAACCGCTGGTCTTCTGCGGCACGGTTGGCCGGCTGCCGGTCCTCGTCGGCGGCCGCCCGAGCGAACGCAAAGAGGTTCTGCCCGGCGATTACATCGTGATGGCCGGCGGCCGGATTGGTAAAGATGGTATCCACGGCGCCACGTTTTCATCCGAGGAACTCCGTCAGGAGTCGCCCTCCCAGGCCGTACAGATCGGAGACCCCATCACCCAGCGCAAGCTATACGAATTCCTGATTGAGGCGCGTGACCTCGGCCTCTATCGCACGCTCACCGATAACGGAGCCGGAGGTCTCAGCAGCTCCATCGGTGAAATGTGCCGGCTCAGCGGCGGGGCCGATGTGGATCTGACCAATGCCCCTCTGAAATACGAAGGGCTCCATCCATGGGAAATCTTCCTATCCGAGGCCCAGGAACGGATGACCCTCGCCGTGCCCCCCGAATGCTGGGATTCTTTTGCTGAACTGGCCAGGCGGCGCGACGTCGAGGTGGCCCGGCTTGGCGTGTTCACCCAATCTGGGCTTCTGCGCGTAAGCCACCGCGGACGCCTTTGCGGAATGCTGCGGCTCGACTTTCTCCACGACGGCTGTCCGCGCATGGAATTGGCTGCCGCCTGGTCGCCCCCACGCGTCCCCCCACCCAAACCCCTGCGCGCGGGCAACCGCAGCGTTTGGGTCCTTCGCCTGCTCGCCGCCCCGAACATTAGATCCAAAGAACCGATCAGCCGCCACTACGACGGCGAAGTCAAGGGCCTCAGCGTGCTCAAGCCCTTTGTCGGAATCTGCTCCGATGTGCCGAGCGATGCCACCATCCTGCGTGTCGATTATGAATCCCGTGAGGGGATCGTACTCGCGGAAGGGGTCAATCCGTTTCTGTCCGATCTGGATACGTACGCGATGGCGGCTTCCGCGGTCGACGAAGCCGTACGCCGAATTGTCAGCGCGGGCGGCCGCTGGGACCGCATCGCCGCGCTTGACAATTTCTGCTGGCCGGATCCGGTGCTCTCCGAAAAGACCCCGGATGGCCCCTATAAGCTGGCCCAACTTGTCCGAGCGAATCAGGCCCTTTACGACGTCTGCACCGCTTACGGCGTCCCCCTCATCAGCGGCAAAGACTCGATGAAGAACGACTCGACTCGAGGCGGTCGCAAGATCTCCATCCCCCCAACGCTGCTGATTTCGACGATCGGAAAAATCGATGACGTCCGGCAGGCCGTGACCATGCCCTTCAAGCAGGCTGGGGACGCAATCTTCGTCATCGGTCTGACGCGCAGTGAACTGGGCGCTTCCGAATATCACCGACAGCGCGCCCTCGCCGCCGGCCAGCCCCATCGAATCGGTGGCCAGCCGCCGAGTCTCGACCTGGAAATGGCCAAATCGATCTATCACGCCATGAACGAGGCGCAGGTCCGCGGGCTCATCCGTTCGAGCCACACTCCTACGCTCGGCGGCCTCGCGATCGCCTTCGCCTTCGCCGCGCTGGGAGGCGGCCTCGGCGCCCGGATCGCGCTGGAAAAAGTCCCTGAGGACGGCGCTTCGCTCGACGCCCTCCTCTTCGCCGAAAGCAACAGCCGTTTCGTCGTCACCTGCCCCGCCGAACGCGCGGCCGAACTCGAGGCGATATTTCGGGGGTTGCCGTGCGCGCGCGTTGGCGATGTGATGGCGGCGCCGGAGCTGTCGATCGGGCTATTCGGGCGGAAGGTGGTCGATTTGCCGCTCGACAAGATCCGACGCGCCTATCAGACGCCGTTCTAG